One genomic window of Misgurnus anguillicaudatus chromosome 12, ASM2758022v2, whole genome shotgun sequence includes the following:
- the LOC129446112 gene encoding uncharacterized protein — protein sequence MTETTLNHYLNNVAQFLDYVYETPPPTSRLSKKSMLGIRREVRALLKGLRRGVVMHQIGVKQAKEGHVIPKAVLRQCLSEAKKRIPEVLDQLENDLQQKTQFSFYGYLTAYYASIYGHRLGFFQNLTIREVEGAVKSPSTGVYLVNVSVFPQA from the exons ATGACAGAGACTACCTTAAACCATTATCTGAACAACGTGGCCCAGTTCCTGGACTACGTGTATGAGACCCCTCCGCCGACCTCCCGCCTGTCCAAGAAATCCATGCTGGGGATCAGGCGGGAGGTCAGGGCCCTGCTGAAGGGCCTCCGTAGAGGTGTTGTGATGCACCAAATTGGGGTGAAACAGGCCAAAGAGGGCCACGTCATCCCCAAGGCGGTGCTCCGTCAATGCCTCTCGGAGGCCAAGAAGCGTATCCCGGAGGTCCTGG ACCAGCTTGAGAACGACCTGCAACAGAAGACCCAGTTCTCCTTCTATGGCTACTTGACGGCCTACTACGCCTCCATTTACGGGCACCGGCTGGGGTTTTTTCAAAACCTCACCATCCGGGAGGTGGAGGGGGCCGTCAAGTCGCCAAGCACGGGGGTCTACCTTGTAAACGTAAGCGTTTTCCCCCAAGCATAG